In the Populus trichocarpa isolate Nisqually-1 chromosome 1, P.trichocarpa_v4.1, whole genome shotgun sequence genome, one interval contains:
- the LOC112325016 gene encoding uncharacterized protein LOC112325016, giving the protein MLPPKVAKKKKIQSTSTVKQSTTSCGKQKKSAILGTYFMPRTTPGAQKSIQNCWQRKEAVERCDLALAKWMIDACVPFNAVNSVYYQHVIDTVTAMGPGYKGPNLHAIQWLLLGKSDQKRRTLINFLVYCPKGTVFLKTVDVSDVSKTARLLYQLFREVVLYVGVENIVHMVTDNAANYVAAGKLLMEEFPSIFWSSCAAHCINLILQDIGKLQSVCCVVEHASGITKYIYNHCYPLYLMRKFTGGKEILRPAPTRFATNFIALQSILAHKDELRAMVTSREWVSSAYAKDSKGKKFVESVLDSLFWEECAIIVRMSEPLIRVLLMVDGDDRPSKRYLYDAIHHAKEEMMRRFQKRKARVKPFIDIISNRWDGQFYRHLYAAAFWLNPRFQYDANIMDKHMSTISGLLDVLEKYAHGNLPLQSKITSEMKLFRNAEHDFGRVSAINNRTLMPPVEDDPSILTAEETESFHQALSTMTMQDTLDDDDCDDEVSNEHADDLLGVDEIGSIPSTFDPNFASMDTEELNVFIQQK; this is encoded by the exons atgttaccACCGAaggttgcaaaaaagaaaaagattcaaagcACCAGCACTGTAAAACAATCGACTACAAGTTGTGGAAAGCAGAAGAAATCTGCAATATTAGGGACATATTTCATGCCGAGAACAACTCCTGGTGCTCAAAAGTCTATTCAGAATTGTTGGCAAAGGAAGGAAGCAGTTGAACGGTGTGATCTTGCTTTAGCGAAGTGGATGATTGATGCATGTGTGCCATTTAATGCTGTTAATTCTGTGTATTATCAGCATGTCATAGATACTGTAACAGCCATGGGTCCTGGTTATAAAGGACCAAACTTGCATGCTATTCAGTGGTTATTACTTGGCAAAAGCG ATCAGAAGAGGAGGACTTTAATTAACTTCTTAGTATATTGTCCTAAAGGAACAGTTTTTTTGAAAACCGTGGATGTATCAGATGTCTCAAAGACTGCTAGATTGTTGTATCAGTTGTTTAGAGAGGTTGTTTTGTATGTTGGGGTAGAAAACATTGTGCATATGGTGACTgataatgctgcaaattatGTTGCTGCTGGCAAGTTATTGATGGAagaatttccttcaatattttggtcTTCTTGTGCTGCTCATTGCATCAACCTCATACTCCAGGACATTGGTAAATTGCAGTCGGTTTGTTGTGTTGTTGAGCATGCTTCTGGTATCACAAAGTACATTTATAATCATTGTTATCCATTGTATTTGATGAGGAAGTTCACTGGAGGAAAAGAAATACTTCGTCCTGCTCCTACTCGTTTTGCTACCAATTTCATTGCATTGCAAAGCATTTTAGCTCATAAAGATGAGTTGAGAGCTATGGTGACATCTAGGGAATGGGTCTCATCTGCTTATGCTAAAGAtagcaaaggaaaaaagtttGTTGAGAGTGTGCTAGACTCTCTGTTTTGGGAAGAATGTGCAATAATTGTGCGAATGAGTGAGCCTTTAATTCGAGTTCTACTAAtggttgatggtgatgatagaCCTTCGAAGAGATATTTGTATGATGCTATTCatcatgcaaaagaagaaatgatgagGAGATTTCAAAAGAGAAAGGCTAGAGTGAAACCTTTCATAGACATTATCAGTAATCGATGGGATGGACAATTTTATAGACATCTTTATGCAGCGGCATTTTGGTTGAATCCTCGATTTCAATATGATGCAAATATAATGGATAAACATATGAGCACCATTTCTGGACTTCTAGATGTTCTTGAGAAGTATGCACATGGAAATCTACCATTGCAAAGTAAGATTACAAGTGAGATGAAGTTGTTTAGGAATGCTGAACATGACTTTGGTCGAGTGTCCGCAATAAATAATCGCACCCTTATGCCTCcag TTGAAGATGACCCGTCAATCTTGACAGCTGAAGAAACAGAGAGTTTTCACCAAGCTCTATCAACTATGACCATGCAAGATACTTTAGATGATG ATGATTGTGACGATGAAGTTTCAAATGAGCATGCAGATGATTTATTAGGTGTTGACGAGATT
- the LOC18095549 gene encoding uncharacterized protein LOC18095549, producing MPELGQIKSSKSNLTRMPREDYAYFLQHKKIPNGGICGSESSSARNNVHPPDQVAIPGREKVSTVSSYSKNKTWLITSASRQALSNATTTLEETLDSPEANQAKLASGTSLGKSATLKEAPTPLEANQAKLRSGSNVVKNATHGAHTVTSPTSPIVNGNDASVSTPAEPSACIASSAGDITLNKSLDEGKAGSQLEQKTTSVTCGGEMVQVNYKVYIPKRISALARRQLKR from the exons ATGCCTGAACTAGGCCAAATTAAATCCTCCAAGAGTAATCTTACCAGAATGCCGAGAGAAGACTATGCTTATTTTTTGCAACATAAGAAGATTCCCAATGGAGGGATTTGTGGCAGTGAATCTAGCTCTGCTAGGAATAATGTTCATCCACCTGACCAGGTGGCTATTCCTGGCAGAGAAAAGGTTAGTACAGTTTCTAGTtatagtaaaaacaaaacatggttGATTACATCAGCATCAAGGCAAGCATTATCAAATGCTACCACCACCCTAGAAGAAACTTTGGATTCACCGGAAGCTAATCAGGCAAAGTTGGCAAGTGGGACTAGCTTAGGCAAGAGTGCCACCCTGAAAGAAGCACCTACCCCACTGGAAGCCAATCAGGCAAAGTTGAGGAGTGGGAGTAATGTAGTTAAGAATGCCACTCATGGTGCTCACACTGTCACCTCTCCCACCTCTCCCATAGTCAATGGCAATGATGCCTCTGTTTCTACTCCTGCCGAACCTTCAGCCTGCATTGCATCTTCAGCAGGAGATATTACCTTGAATAAATCGCTTGATGAAGGCAAGGCTGGCTCACAGTTGGAACAGAAGACAACGTCTGTAACGTGTGGTGGGGAAATGGTACAG GTGAATTACAAGGTCTACATTCCTAAGAGAATCTCTGCATTGGCTAGGAGGCAACTCAAGCGGTGA